The Nitrospira sp. SG-bin1 genomic interval GACTTGCCGAAATGATCGCGGCGCAACAGAGCAGCGAGGCGACAAAGATCGTTGTCTTCATCGATGTATTCCTCCGTCAGGGTTCAGCTTGTTCTCATGGTAACGTATAACTCGGATAGACTCGAACGCAAGGCGTCCGATTCGAGCTGCTTTGGCGAGGTGAGAGAAGTAACAATCGAGGGGATCTGCACACGTCCATTGGTTTTTCCTCCGAGCATGGCATCGCAGGGTAGGCTAACCCTAAACAGTGGCCGGAGAACGTGGCGTTTGTTGAGGCAGAAGGGTTTACCGCAACGTATCTTGTTTCTTATCGCCTCTGTTACCGTTTCTCTTCCCTGGCTCTGCTCAGAAATGAAGCCTGATGCGCGGTCTGTTTTATTGACCTGATCGTTGGTTTCGTTGATGAATGCCGATTTTGTTGCCGTCGGGGTCTACTACAATTGCTGCTCGGCACCCTGGCAAATCGAACGGCTCGTGAGCGAATGAGACGCGGTGTCGACGGAGATGCTCGATCATCTGGTCGAAATCGTCCACTTCCAAGGCAAGATGGGGACCGTCGCCTGACGGCTTCAGGAATGGTTCCTTCCCAATGGCCAGCGTGTGCGGGCCGATCTCGTACTCGACCCAGAATCCGTCCGTGATCGCGAGGGATGTTGTGGGGGTGAGGCCGAGAATTCCCTCATAGAAAGCCTGAGACCGTGCCTGATCAGTGGATGGATAAATGATAAAAGCAAATTCAGTGATTCTCATTGGCTATGTCATCCTGGGTGAAGGGGATAGAGGCTCGACGGTGAAGAATCCGGGGCATTCTACGGGTTTAAAGCGGGCGCGTCTATGGCCTCGTAGATAGAAGGACCGGGGCGGTAGGGCATACATTTTCGATTGGCTCATGACAGAATCGTCAGAGGAATAGGGAGTGAATCCGCGTTGCCTGGTGGAGGTATCGGAGGGCCTTAGGCCCACCTTCTTGTAGCTGCTTGCTTGTAGCTTCTTGGTCAGCTAGATCCAGTCGTGGTTTTTTACGGGGCGATCCCACCGAGACATTCTGCGCTGTGAAAAGTTCATGACCCACGATGCGATGTGTGCCTTGGTCACGGGGAGCGGAAGCCGTCTTACCATGGACCACGGACTGTAAAAGCGATCGTACATCGTCCTGACACGTTCCTCGAGTTCCGATGCCGAACAATACGTCGGCTTGATTTCGCAGTGGCTGCCGGGCCATCGATCCAGTTGCGTCTCGTCGATGAGGCGGCCTTCTGCTTGCAGCCGGTCATACAGCGGCGTCCCCTTATGCGGACTGAGCGTATAGAAGTAGGCGACCGGGACTTTGTGCCGTTCGACGAACGCCAGCGTGGCCTCAAGGTTTTTCAGCGTTTCCCCGTCATAGCCAAACACAAAATTCATGGAGTAGCTAATGCCCCGCCTGCGCAGGTTGGAGATGATCTCCTCATACTGGTCCACCTTATTGAACTTCTTGTTCATGGCCGCCAAGACCTCGCGACTGATGCTTTCCATGCCCATGTTCACATGAAGCAACCCGCTCCTTTTGGCCAGGTCCATGAATTCCTGATCCTTGCAGAGATACGCGGTCCAGAGGGTGACCCAGCGTATCTTCAGGGGAATCAACGCTTCCATAAGCTCCATCGAGTGGTCTTTTTTCCCGGCGAACATACTATCGGCGAAAAAGACGTTTTTGGCCTTGATGTGTCGGATCTCGTCGACGATCTCCTGAACAGGACGAAACCGATAGCGTGTGCCCATATAGAACCGCTCCGAACAGAAATCGCACTTGAACGGACATCCTCTGGAGGATTGGACGGAATAAGTTCGCGCCCACCGAAAACTGTTCTCGTTCATCAGCTCATATCGTGGCACAGGCAATCCTTTGAGGTCATGTGGGGCACTCGCGCGATAGACCTTTTGGAGTTTTCCTGCCGCGGCGTCGCGCAACATGATCGGCCAAATGTCTTCGCCCTCGCCGATCCCGACGGCATCACAATGCTCGGCCGCTTCGTCGCTATGGAAAAAGGTGTGGGGACCGCCCATGATCACCGGAATACCCCTGTCTCTGAACTTATGCGCGATATCGTAGGCACGGAAGGAATTGATCGTCCAAGCGGTAATGGCCACCAAGTCCACCGAGGCATGAAAGTCGATGTCCATCAACTGTTCGTCGACCAATTCAACGGTCCAATCGCGGGGTGTCAGGGCGGCAAGATAGGGAAGGGTAAGGCCGGTGAGAGTGCGATTCTTGGTTTTATAGAGGGAGAAATCCGACTTGCTCCGATAGTAGGTTGGCTGAACAATCAAGAGTTTGTTCATGCCGGCCTCCTTGTTCCGTAGTAGATGTCAACCGAAGGACGAATGCATAAAATGTCTATAAATCTGCCCGCCCATGTAAGTGGAAGGATTGGAATCCTTTTCTTAATCTCTGAGGACTAGTAGATAACCTAGTATTGTGTGGGTTGATAGCGGAGTTCTTCAGATGAGGTATCTCAGGCACCAAAGGGAGCCATTACATCAAAAATGAGGGCCGGAGACCGTGGCGTCTGTTGAGTGCCGGAGGCAAGATCTATCACTCAACTGCTTTCATGGTGGCTTGAGCCCAGATCAACAGCGGCGCACGGACGGATGGGAGGGAGATGCGAATTCGTGGTACAGGTCGTCGAGAAAGGTGAGGAGTTCTTCCGCGGAGAGGTGAGGCGGCACGGAGACATCCGGCACGGGCCGTTTCTTCCCTTCGGCGCCGACCAGGAACAGCTGCCAGCGGCCATCGATTCGTTTCGCTTGCATCATGCGGCCGAACACATCAAACGAAAGGGATTCAGCTTTCAGATCACTCATGCCCGAAAGCTAAGGCACATCCGCGGGGCATGTCAATCTCATGATCACGGCCTGCCCGGTTGCATGGGGAAGAGTGCGTGAGGCGGAAAGTGAGGGGAGAGGCGTTCGACGGGCTCTGTTCGACAAGGCTCGCCACGGACAAGGCGGGGTGCGGAAGGTATGGCGTTGACTGGAGGCGTCGGAGGCAAAGACCGAACGCTCACTTCTGATTCAGGCACGATTCAAGATCCGCCCCACTATCTTCATCGATCAAATTCTTCACAACATCTCCATCCTGTCAAACTCCAAGATAAGGGTTTCCATGAGGATGCCACCGTCCATGGCACGCAAGGGCGAGTAGGAAAGACTCACCGGACGAACATTGTCGAAACGCCAGGTCAGCACTACAGTCGACTGATCCTCCCCCAGAAGTTCAACCTTCACGGTACGCTTTCGAGGGGCTTGTCCTTTACGAGCCTCATCCCACCAGGCATAGAGATCCAGAGACCCCATGACGCCTCGCTTGAGGACAAGTCGATTGGCAGACGTGACTTCAGCTCGTTCGGCAGGATGAGGAACTATTCCAGGGCGCTGAGGTTCTTCAGGATGGCCGACGACGAAATCCGGGAAGATCACCTCGGCAAAGCCTGCAAGCGGAGCACCGCTGTCTCCACGTCCGAAATCAACGAGGAAATTCGAGTTCTTGTAGGGGCGTTCGTATATCACGGCCATGATGATGTCTTCGCTCCAAACAAACGGGGACTTACTCCATTTCCAGGCGCTCGTAGGCTAACACCATTTCTTCCATGGCGACGTCGGTCCCCTTTGCGTTGAGCGGACCGCTGGTATGCTTGATAATCCGTGCCCTCAAGAGCTTCCAGGTTTGGACCACGGCACTGTGATCTTCGTTCTGAAGTTGAATGGTCACGGTTCGCAGGGCGTTCTGGTCGCCGTTGCGGATCTGGTCAAGCCAGGCATAGAGATTCAGCGAGCCGATGATCCCTCGTTTCAGCGTGACATCGCTGACCCGGTTCAAGCCCGTCAGCTTCATCACAGAGTTTTCCTTGGAATTGCCGTTGCGGTACTC includes:
- a CDS encoding phage tail protein, which encodes MAILRERPYGQFNFLVDLGDGNTEGPQAGFQEVSSIGMEAMVIEYRNGNSKENSVMKLTGLNRVSDVTLKRGIIGSLNLYAWLDQIRNGDQNALRTVTIQLQNEDHSAVVQTWKLLRARIIKHTSGPLNAKGTDVAMEEMVLAYERLEME
- a CDS encoding B12-binding domain-containing radical SAM protein, which gives rise to MNKLLIVQPTYYRSKSDFSLYKTKNRTLTGLTLPYLAALTPRDWTVELVDEQLMDIDFHASVDLVAITAWTINSFRAYDIAHKFRDRGIPVIMGGPHTFFHSDEAAEHCDAVGIGEGEDIWPIMLRDAAAGKLQKVYRASAPHDLKGLPVPRYELMNENSFRWARTYSVQSSRGCPFKCDFCSERFYMGTRYRFRPVQEIVDEIRHIKAKNVFFADSMFAGKKDHSMELMEALIPLKIRWVTLWTAYLCKDQEFMDLAKRSGLLHVNMGMESISREVLAAMNKKFNKVDQYEEIISNLRRRGISYSMNFVFGYDGETLKNLEATLAFVERHKVPVAYFYTLSPHKGTPLYDRLQAEGRLIDETQLDRWPGSHCEIKPTYCSASELEERVRTMYDRFYSPWSMVRRLPLPVTKAHIASWVMNFSQRRMSRWDRPVKNHDWI